TAAAACTTATCTAGTggttatttataaatattaaaacttACTGTAAATCGCCTAATTCTACTGGAGCGAATTAGTCCATTAATATTCCTTAAAAACCCCctcatatttatttattcaaaaattacaaatttaaattaatatatacaagtaattatttataaataataagaaATCGACAATTAAACCCTACACAACATCAATGACCGAAAAGACTAAAAATCACTGTAAATATCCAcacaattaatttttaatagcTTTATGcaaactttaaaatctagtattaaaaaatctaaaattgGAAAAGTCCCGCAAATAGGCCTTCGTCTAGTAAATAAGCTCCATGATGGGCACACCTCTGATAAATTTTggtatttttcatttttatttagaaaaatCTGATTAATTTAACATCATAATTAACTTAGGATCGATTATATCGATTATGTTCGGAATCGcgagaattttaaaaaattaagtcCACATTCTAAGTGCCTTTTAACATGTGTTATTACCAAGTTGGATAGGAATTTGGTTAAAAAAACTCGTTCCGACGAGTTACTAGTTTCTATTTACTCCGACATTATTAACGGAAGATCAGCTCCTTTTTTGAATTTGGAACTCCTAAACATGATTTTGGTTTCATCATACACACTTGGGATTCCACTCTCAAGTCAACAGTTAGAAACTATCTTAGACTCCGTACACCAGCATATCAGTACCAGTAACTTATTTAAACATTACAATTCCGATAAAAATTCCGATTCACCAAATGAAACTTCACCTGTTAGGATTGGTATAGAGGCTATTGTGAGCATTTTACATTCACTTGCAACCTTAGCAAGGAGATTTCCATTACATTTGGGCAGAGTTAGAGATTCTGCAGCTGTTGATTTGTTCGTCTTAAATTTGGAGTCATTTTTGAAACTACTTAATCCCAGAGAGTTCTCACTTGTATTATTCTCCTTCCACAACCTTAAtcttattaataataacagAAACCCAGAGAACGTATTTTATAGAGTTGGAAGCGAAATTCTAGACACCTTTGATAACCAAACCATTTCAACTGTTTTCCATATCTCAGCAAATAACCGAAAGTTGCAAGAACTTTTCAAACTTTTCAAGAAAAGAATTGATTCCATAATCTTGAACAACTATCCCAATACTTCTATCCATTCTGATACAATTACTGACACCATTAGTCATGGGAATTCTGTAAAATTTACTGGCAGAGAAAGTTGTAACATACTTTGCGGATTAATAAAGACTGGAACTTTAGAAGACTTTCACAAGTCATTTCTTGCACAGAGCATTTCCGATATGAACTTACAGGAACTTTGTAACCTTTGTAGCCTGCTGATATCCAAAAAATACCCTGTAGatctaaattttaaaaccttATTTGTCAATAAACTACAGAATTTAGACCTAAGTGGGTCTGTAGTTCTGGATTTTCTGAGTGTTTCAAACTGTTTTCACGAGTGGGAAATTGAAAACCATACTGTTCTTGACAGACTAATCTTGGCAATAACTACTAACGGCAATTTTGTATTCAATCAGAAGTCGATTCTACTGTTACACTACCTGACACGGCTCAactattcaaatttaaactctCTTTTAGCCTTGTTTTTGGACAAATTCAGATCGAACCATGTAAACTCATCCCAGCTTATTCTCTTTTACAACTCTATCATGAATATTTATTCGGTTAAATTGAGCGATAAAGGTTTAGATTTGGGGAAAGACTCTGGCTTTGAAGTGATTTTGAAACTTTTGAGTAGGGTTGAAAGTGAAATACTAGGGTTTGATTTTAACAAGTTAGGCAAAATTGACCTGTTTACACTTGGGAAATCAAGGAATATTCTCATCACTAAGAAATTACTAAAACATATTCATGACACCGAAAGCGTCATTGATAACTTGGATATTATTTATGCCATAACTAAGACCACAGATAGTCCTGATTTGTGCTCAACAATCAACTCGTTACTTGCTACAATAGATCCTTTGCACTTTTTAAACTCAAATTACATTAAAGTTAAAGATTTTACGAACTATTTGAATATTGTTTCAACTCTGAGAAACCTTGAACTTTTAAAACAATTGACTCAAACTACATTGGATACTGGAAATCACTTGAACAACTTCATTATCCTTTTGgcaattttaaattgttgtAAGAAGTTGCATTATTTTGATTCAAATGTTAAGGTTCTCATGAGTAAGTTggtttatttattttcccACACACGTTACTTAAAGGACTATACAAATTCTAATACTAAGGCATCTTTACTAAGTACCAACTTTGATAATTCACTGGATGACTTTCTTAGTGTTCTATATCACTTAGATTACTTTGCCAGTTCCTCAAACTATGATAAACAACTAACGCAGTCTTTGCAAAACTATATCAAgaatactgtaaataataataaatttgttgaaaaCAGAAAGgttgtaaattgtaaaaatgaatttgcGAATTTTGAATCTGTGCTATTTAGTTTATCTGCACTGGTTTTTAATGCTGTTTTAAGTTCCTCAGCGCTCGTTATCCACATTAAATACTATTTGTCACAATCTGGTACCATTTCACCAACTGTTCTCAAGTGCCTCTCAATGAACTCGGGATACCTCGACTTGTTTACATTAGAGGAACTCAGGCTGATTGACTCAATTGAGTTTGAAAGGCGTTCTAACTACAAGAAGGAAGAAAATTCAGTTCAGACGAGTGTATTTTCAATACTTGGAAAAATGGGTATAAAATCAGTACCAGAAGAGCAAGTTTTCGATTATTACATAGACttgttaataaaataatttagtatttaTGGAGTTTGcagtataatatttagtatatattacGTATCTTTAGCAAATTAGTGTAGTGAGAATAACCGAAATTACATATCTTCATATGCTTCGTCATATGCTTCGTCCCAAGTCCATTTTAGAAGAGGCTGTTCAATGAAGACGTGGTTTGGAATTGGTCTATCGACAACCTGGTGTAGATGCATAGTCATGTAAGGGACACAGGTACCATCTCTAAGTCTGGTGTGCATTTTGCTGAGCTGACTATCCATTATCTGAAGTGTTCTCCTTGCAAGGTCATCAGTATCTTTGAAAATCATATCCTATAACAAAATGTAAGGAATGGGAATAAACAGCgttattttatgtattatattatccTATATAACAATGGTAAAAAGTAGATAAAAGATACAGTAACTTTTCCCAAACAAAAGTTAGTTTCTTCAATGGCCCAGTTAGGGTCCTTCTTTTCAAGGTCCTTAGTGGTGACGTCCTTCCCGGTGTATACACCCGAGAACGCCCGGGTCTGGACGCCTTTATACTTAAAAAACCCACCGACTCTGGAAGGTATTAGTCGgaacattaaatattaactaattcATGGGGACCGTACCACATACCAgcaattttaacacatatGAAGctattgaataatttttaatcttgatacattaaataattaataacttGAATAACTATGGAATTAATTGTAGAATGTGATTTCATCAATATTTGGTGATACACCCCTttatgtaatatataagAAATAAATGGAGATCattaactaaaaattaattattttaattttatttatatttttttcattaaacTTAGTTAAATAACAAGTTTATTTTCATGAATATGTTGATGGGCTGATTCCAcatttatcaataatttcaaatatttttgatttttttacgttttatttattaaaaatttttatttaatatttttattattttttgcCTTTTGAACTCATTTCCAACTGTATACTCCACGTTTTCACAGTTTATAAGTACTAACCGGATGTCGTCAAAtctataatttttattgtgCATAACGCCACCtcatattaattttataataatttagggtctaattttaatttatctttcatctatactataatttaACAGGTTGATCCCGTTATATTTTGTACAATATTTAATGCGGGTATCAACAACACCGAAATATGGTTTACCATCAGTTTCTCCTAAGCAAAGTTTATCTTAAACTGcaatttaaatttataaaattattatgcTCCTCTGGAACATTTGAATCACATTATCTTCAATGATTCAAGCTTATATCCCCGTTCAACAACAATCttagaattttttaacattgttaCATTAAAAGACCATTTCTTTGCCAAAATTTGGCATTCcagatattttaaaaaagttttcatttataaaatttacagaTATTcgataataaattgaacGATGTCCGAATGTGATACCATGGAGATACTGGCATCTGCCGAGCTTGAATTGGAGATGGCTCACTCAGTTTCAAAGCCAATCCCGACAACTTCTGGGTTTTTGGTTGATTCCAATATTGACTCGGTTGATCAAACCCCGTTACGGCTTTCAAATCGCAAGGTTTCCAAGTTAACCGACGTGGAAGAAAGCATATCATCTCACCCTTTGATTTCAGCCTTGTTTAGCACTAGGAATCCTAGGGATGTTTCCAGCGGAGTTTCCTCCGGCATTAAGAGCATAACCAAGGGCGTTGTGATTGGAGCCACAGGTCTGGTCATCTGCCCGGTGGTAGGACTATCCAACGATGGAGTTAAGGGATTTTTCAAAGGTGTTGGTGCCGGAGTGTTGGCTGCCATTAGTCTACCACTTGCAGGAATTGGCGTTTCTTTATACCAAGTCACACGGGGAGTAATAAACACACCTCACGCCATTTGTCAGAAGGCCTCCGGGAAGGTTTGGAATAAAGAAGACCGCGTTTGGGAAGATAACTGGTATTCTCTGGACGAGGAGTATAGGCAAATCAAGCAATACATAACTGACTCCTCAAACACGGAAAATTTTACTGATGGGCGTAAtagagtaaataatgagGAAGGTGAGGGCAAAAAAGTGTTTGAGACTGAGTTGTACGACATACTTCAAGTGCCTACAAATGCAAGTCAGGAGTGTATAAGAAGGTCATATTACAGGTTAGCACTAAAGTACCACCCTGACAAGAACACCAATGCTGATGGCGACAGTGACTACAACGAGATTTTCTCACGATTGGGCGAGGCTTATCAGATTTTGGGAGATGAGCACAGGCGCAAAAAGTATGACGCCCACGGTCGTTCAGCTATAGACGAGATGCCAATCCTGGAGTCTCAGTTGTTTTTCAGCATGTTATTTGGAACTGAAGCACTGGAGCCCCTTATAGGTAAACTCCGCATGGCTCTTTACCTGGAGCTTGAGATGAGGGATGATTTGTCAAAAACTCAGCACGATTTTTATAAGCTTCAGCAGGTTCGCGAGGTCCAAATCGCAGTGTACCTCCGCGAGTACATCCGCAGCTTCGTCTGCGGTGAACACGACGAGTTCAGAAAGAAGGTGATTGATCATGTGAAGGAACTCTGCAAGAACAGCTTTTCAGTGGCCGTGGTTGAGACTTTGGGCTGGACCTACCTGAATTACGCCAAGGAGTACATAGGAAAGAGGTCGTCGTTCCTGGGCATATCTGGCAGAGTAGCCAAGACTAAGCACAAGACCAGGAACTTCCGCAAATATTTCAAGACCTACGTTTGCTTTTTAAAAACCGCGATTCTAGAATCTGGCCACAACCGCACCTGTGATGCCGATGAACCTTTGATTTCAGATGTGGGAGTCAATTATAACGAGAAGTCGATTCCAGTAATTCTTGATGCTATGCTCAACGTTTGCCTTATTGACATCCAGAACACGGTTCGTGCCGCCTGTAAGCGTCTTCTCAAGGACATGTCAGTCGACTCATCATGGCGTCTAAGGCGTGCTGACGCGCTACTCGAGATTGGGAAGATCTTTTTGCAAGTTGCCAAGGATTTCAAGCCCCAGTTCTCAGCCGAGGCAACAAACGACACTCGCCAACGTATGAACATGCATCAGAGGGATAAGAACGAGCGCAGGAACGTACACTACTCAAACGAGCCCTTTTACTAATTCTCTAATCTATTTATCACATAATGTATAgtgtagtatattatattatattattgagATTGTGTTTTATTCTATATTTCCCTTCACCAGTACTAAAAAATTGtcattaaacattaataattttatcgaTAAATATAACTTTATAATCTAATATGAGAAGTGGAATTACCTTGTGGAATCCGATTATAGTGGCACGTTCCCTGAAGCATTGGCGGCAGATCTCAAGACCATATTTCCTTATGAGTCCGTGACGATTAAAGCAAACGCagctaaaaaataaattatttacgCCAAAATATAAAAGATTAAGAACAttcaattaaaataattgtacaAAACTAGAGTAGACAAATACCATTGATGACTTCCCTGGCCGTAAGTTTTAGGATGCCTGTTAAAAAGATTTCCCATTTTAAGAAaagataaatataaaaaaaaaacaataaaaatattatcttAGTAGTTGTCGCCCCATTAGAGAACCGTCAAAATCATAGTTAGTACTAGTACACCATATACTGAATATAATTACACATTCACAAGCTGATATTGACAGTATGTCAATGATATTTCAGTATCCTTAATAAATACGAGATGGGGTATGAAATTAAAGCTCTCCTTGCGATTTGTAAAACTATgacatttataaaatggATTAAATCTACCTTCTCAAACACATTTCCGCTAAATTGGCCTAaaacacaattttaacaatgttaTAATTCATTGTTCCCCAATTTAACCGGGGaagttaatattatgaataatatCCGATGAGGGTACCTGGAATGTTCCCAAATGGATGATATCTGCAGACTAGTACTATATTATCACTACAACATGAGACGCCACAACCAATAAACTGAACTCATTAATACTTTATTCAGTACCTTTGTGTTTTTCCACACCAGCTGTGTAAATGCTAAAACATTAGGATTCCTGGTTAACACTCCAGCTAAACATGTTTTATCCTTCtttatacatataattattttatatgcATTTAAACTGCCTTACATTTGTCAAAATCATATTCTTTAATTCCTAATTATTCTTTAGATGTTTAGAGTTGTTGAGTATTGAGCTAGGGGAACATACCTTCGTACCAAAACTGAACAGCAATTCCTTCattaaataatcttttAGAAACAGATAAATAATTGGTCCCAGCGAGTTCTGAGTAATATAGCGGCAAATCACATTTCTCCTTGGTAATCTAACTCATTAATGTGTGTATATTTGGTCACCTTTAAAGCCTCCTTTTCAGCTGATTTAGCCAATTCATCGTTCctacacaatattatataattatgcTATTGTTTATGGTGTGTTATGAGAGTAACGTATGGAATACCATTCAAGTGAATTAACCGAGTGAATTCTTCTATAGTCGTTATGTGCAAGTAGAATCAAATCTTtctaaaacacattttgaAATGGTACATTGTCATATGATAATATATCGATGTAAGTAAAATTCTACTTGAAAGTGGCAGTTATTACACAGGGAAAGGAGAGGAATCAACGACACCACAAGTTCTAAAACAAGCATAAGTGATACACATTTCATTAAAAGCAAACTTGAACCTTacacaataaaattatttataaatttactgattaaaatgattaatgTTTATGTTATAAACGTGTTATGTCGTTATGTGGTAGGTTGGTAGAactgataataaatttaaagaatatatttaaataaaaatattactttaaaattaaatgtgaatgattaatttacaaatgCTTATCTTAATTCGGATAATGAAATACTCTACAATTTGCATAAATTCCAGATAAAACCTTTACTATTTGGGTAAAAATAGCATTTTACTTGCCGTAGCTAAGTGAACAGATCATGGCAAGTCTCCGATCTCATAAGCTGTTCAGTTCCTGTGGAAAGCAACTCATGATCCGATTCCACATCATCAATTAAAGGCGATTGGAGGAGATCCGTTTCTTCCTGGATTTTCTTTGACCCAAGGGCGTAGAGGAGTAGTCCTGCGACAATTCCTAGGAAGCAAACCACATCAAGGAAGTTGACGCTCGTGGTACTATCCCCTGCAATAAAGCGTAGAGAAAATGCGATTGAGGTGAGCGGGACCTTAACGGTGCCCAGTAGTAGGGTAAAGGTAACTGACCCGTCGAGCATTATGAACACATAAGCGACTCTAATGGCGGAGCtgaatattatgtataggCAGTAAATCTTAAATGCTTCTAGGCAGTTATCGCACGTTGGTATCAAGGTGGGCCCACAGTTTTCCTTTATAGTGTTAACTCCAAAAAATATACATTTATACCCGTTTACGCACAGGTTATATAGTGAGTTGAAGTAATCTTTAACGCTGGTGAATGGGAGAGTGAATAGAAGTGTATAGAGTATGTTATAGAAGAAGTGAAATAGGAATCCAAAGAATTGGTATTTTACTACATGGAAGAATTTAGAAGTGTACTGCTTCTCTCTGAGCGCAGACGCAATGGAGTCTGGAACTGATGCTACTAGATATAACATATTGTTGTAGAACCTGTTA
Above is a window of Theileria parva strain Muguga chromosome 2, complete sequence, whole genome shotgun sequence DNA encoding:
- the RPS29 gene encoding 40S ribosomal protein S29, which encodes MGNLFNRHPKTYGQGSHQCCVCFNRHGLIRKYGLEICRQCFRERATIIGFHKYW
- the PRY1 gene encoding Cysteine-rich secretory family protein, translating into MKCVSLMLVLELVVSLIPLLSLCNNCHFQKDLILLAHNDYRRIHSVNSLEWNDELAKSAEKEALKITKEKCDLPLYYSELAGTNYLSVSKRLFNEGIAVQFWYEGIKEYDFDKSGVLTRNPNVLAFTQLVWKNTKFIGCGVSCCSDNIVLVCRYHPFGNIPGQFSGNVFEKFYKSQGEL
- a CDS encoding putative chloroquine resistance transporter, encoding MLKRGSSLDSSISGTSGSVQNDNSPPYSFLDRIYSFLISIYDLFCVCFKWLYSKSFGIICIIFVLLDVLTTVFYKRFIDHSKNYVMFSIQVIIFTFWVLICCIALLCFLFNREYMKRHFNVRPLVTLGFLDMLSTGLSANGSAHTSGLMLVLLGQISVPLTMVSCKLILSKKYHFYQYISSAIILIFAVLKPILNRTDTSDNRFYNNMLYLVASVPDSIASALREKQYTSKFFHVVKYQFFGFLFHFFYNILYTLLFTLPFTSVKDYFNSLYNLCVNGYKCIFFGVNTIKENCGPTLIPTCDNCLEAFKIYCLYIIFSSAIRVAYVFIMLDGSVTFTLLLGTVKVPLTSIAFSLRFIAGDSTTSVNFLDVVCFLGIVAGLLLYALGSKKIQEETDLLQSPLIDDVESDHELLSTGTEQLMRSETCHDLFT
- the ATJ10 gene encoding X-domain of DnaJ-containing family protein; its protein translation is MSECDTMEILASAELELEMAHSVSKPIPTTSGFLVDSNIDSVDQTPLRLSNRKVSKLTDVEESISSHPLISALFSTRNPRDVSSGVSSGIKSITKGVVIGATGLVICPVVGLSNDGVKGFFKGVGAGVLAAISLPLAGIGVSLYQVTRGVINTPHAICQKASGKVWNKEDRVWEDNWYSLDEEYRQIKQYITDSSNTENFTDGRNRVNNEEGEGKKVFETELYDILQVPTNASQECIRRSYYRLALKYHPDKNTNADGDSDYNEIFSRLGEAYQILGDEHRRKKYDAHGRSAIDEMPILESQLFFSMLFGTEALEPLIGKLRMALYLELEMRDDLSKTQHDFYKLQQVREVQIAVYLREYIRSFVCGEHDEFRKKVIDHVKELCKNSFSVAVVETLGWTYLNYAKEYIGKRSSFLGISGRVAKTKHKTRNFRKYFKTYVCFLKTAILESGHNRTCDADEPLISDVGVNYNEKSIPVILDAMLNVCLIDIQNTVRAACKRLLKDMSVDSSWRLRRADALLEIGKIFLQVAKDFKPQFSAEATNDTRQRMNMHQRDKNERRNVHYSNEPFY